The DNA sequence CCactattgttattttttatcaattttctaTGCCCAATTAGGAAAAGAAATGAATCATATCATATCAACGTTTCTAAACCTCAAGATGAAAATTGGTAGACAAGATCTAAGCATCCAGAAAAATGAAACTGTTTAGTAAGTTCCCAATTCAAAGCATAAATTATAGAAAGCATGAACTAAACCAAAAACCAGCCATGTCCGCATATAGTATCACAAgtatcatatatcaaacattataatatcataCAATGTTAGTAATGTTACAGTACTAACTAATTATATTAACAAACAACCGGAACAACTTGCCAAAGAGGAACCAAGCACTAAGGAACCAGAACCAGAAAACAACGCACAAACTGAGTCAATTTATAAGGAACTAGTCtatctttaaaaagaaaaagaaaaaaaaaaacttttataggTTCTTTCAAAAGAAAGATTATATGATCTCAGTCAAAAACTCACATCTGAGtcaatttataaagaaatagtATGTGTTCAGCTATTCCCGAATGAGAGGACGACAGAGAATTTTTAAACGTGTTCTCTTTAGatctttatataaaataataataacaaaaatagcaAAATCTGTCATAGAGAAATGTGTTCATTTCtcattaatgaaataaaacataagaTAAGTGGATCATAATTATTAGATGTAACGGTCCTAGACCCCTCTCtttgtattttcttatttataaatgcATAACCCTATATACTTTACACAAACTAAGAATTCGTCTTATGcctctctcttttattttaagcTAATATCAGTGTGGTGagtcaatttcttaattctccaTATGCATATCATTGGACTGTTGTCATTCATAAATTGAAGTACAGTAGAGGTTTTTCTAAAAAAGGTTTATTATATGGACACAATAATCACACTAAAGTTGTGTTATTCAAATGTTGATtagtcaattttttaattctccATGTGCAAATCATTGAAATGTTGTCATTCGTAAATTGAAGTACATTATAGGCTTTCCTTAAAAAGGTTTATTATATGGACACAATAATCACACTAAAGTTGTTATTCAAATGTTGATTAAGCAGAAACAAAATGTTGTAGCAAGATCTAGTGTAGAAGCAGAATAGCTATGACCTCAACTACTTGTGAGCTTATTTGGCTTAAACAATTACTAAAGAATTGCAATTTGGATAGGTCACTCAaatgacacacacacacacacacacacacacacacatatatatatatatatatatgtgacaATCAAATTGTTATTCATATTAGCTCAAAGCTCGTCTTTCATGAAAGGACCAAACATATTGAGattgattgttattttattcGAGAACAAAACAAAACGTATTTGAATAAATCAAGACCGagtttgttaattttaatgattaacTGACATGCTTTTACTGCATCATTATGGGAacctaaaattgattatatttgtaaaaccTTAGAACATTAGTACATATGATTTATATCATCAGCTTGAAGGGAGGGTTAGATGTGACAGGTTTAGGCCCATCTCtttgtattttcttatttataagtGCATAACCCTATCTGCTTTACACACATTAGGGATTCAACCTTtgtctctcttttattttaaagataacaaTCATTAGAACCTTTTTGCTAACAAGTTTCAAGATAAAAGACCAACTAAAGCAAGAAAAATACCGTGGGGGCATTAATTCAGTTGCAATGATATGCATAACCAAGGTAATAAggaaaataacttaaaaaatcaAGAAGCACATTGCGTATATCAGGCCATAAACAGAAAGaataaccaaaatatatttCCAACCACATCACAAGCATAAATCAAAGAAAGAAAGCACATAAAGAGCATTCATTCAAACCTTGAAAACTGGAGCCTCCATGTCTTCAATTTTTATACAACGGGTATTCTGATCTTTCATAGGACCAAAAAGTTGGGCCCTGAAAACTGGTGAGCGAGCAGCTAGTACCAATTTATGAGCAGCAAAAATTTCTCCATTCACTTCAAAACTCACATCACTGCCTTTCCCACTTTCTAATAGCTTCCCAAGTTGCTGACCAATGTTAGAAGGCATAATtggaattttataaattttagggCCCTCCGTGTGTGACTTCACAACACCAACACTACAATTAACGCTAAGGCAATCGTCTTTAAGGTAATCTGATGTCTCTAGTGCTGTTCTCTTAAAAAAACGCTTGTAACCCCTGAAAAACCCAATTTCAAACAATTAGCATCTTGACCAAACTATTCAACTTTCTTATCACAAAAAGTTATGAAGGAGTATTTGGCCAAAGCAAAAGCCATGCATTAAGATCttctatatattaaaaaatacatttagaGGTGGAGGAATCACAGTTAAATTCAGTTTACATACACATACTCCCGAAGCGAATAGAACGAGTGAAAAGAGCTAATTCGGATTTTTGACCATCTAACTTTACAAAAATGATCGAGGTTAGTTTCGAGTTTTACCATCCACGTATGGTTGTGTGGTCAAGATTAGCTCTTATCACCTTTCATGCTCTGAGTTGAAGGTATGATGACACTGTGTTGTTTAAGTAAAGGGTCATAAACCAATCCCCACCCACATGCAATCTGAAGAATTAATAACTAAGCTTCAGTTTAGCAAGACAGAAAATTATGAAAAGATATTGAACAACATGAACCCTACCCCCGGCGAAATAACAAAACCCCAACCGTTTGCCTTTATAAAATTACTCCAATCCATCCTCCAACAACATTTAAACCCGCAACATATACCTTCCACGTTTAAGCAAATTCCCACCAACCACTCTCTAATTTTCCTCATGCAAACACAATACCCAACAACATATTACAACCAGAACCAATCCAAGTAAATCAAAaacaattttgaattataaacaattaaaaataatacaagtcGCATATCCAACTTGCTCACCACATGCTACCACGGTATTTTAACGTGTAAGGTCCACTCTCGAGGGTCCTCTCGAAATGGCTATGCACCTTATGCCTCTCCTTCCCACTCTGATCCAAAAGGGTCAACTCAAAAAGCGCTCTAACATCTGCCCCTTCGCTAGCCAGCGCGATGAAGAGAGAAACGTACGTAGCATTGTCCTCCACGCTCTTCCCATCAGGGTAAAAATAGATCGCCCAATCGTACCCTCCCACCGAAAATATATCCGACGCTATGTACTTCCCAATCCCAATCCCCTTCGACAGAGCATACCCCGTGATCTTAAACCGGTGCGATCCCCTCACGGTGTCGGTCACCGACGTCGACGACGTCGTCGCCGGTGGCGCTGACGACGGTGACGCCGATGAACAATTAAAGGACGGCCTCGCGGTTTCTCTCAGAATCTTACCCATGCGCAAGCCAGGACAGCGGCAATGCCTCGGAATTTTGCgtaattgaattttcttcttCAGAATCCAAAACCGATCGGGgacgaaaaaaatattaaacggGATCTGCGATCTGGGCGCGGAATCCCAGGAATGGGGAGAAGCTTTGAAAGATTTCAGAGAGGAAATCTAGGGTTTCGTGGGAGGGTCTACTTTTCTAGGGTTTGGATTCTGAGCGAGATGGAAGAGGAAATTATAATGGATGGTGATGAAGAAGATGACTTTAAATGGCTTTTGTGATTAATGTCCCACAATTGAATTGGGAAGTAGTAATGAATAGTGCGGTGCGACGCGCTTGCGCGTGGTTTCACCATTGCCTTAGCCGACTCGCTTTGCTTATGGGACACGTGTGGATTATAACGGTACGCAAAATCTCGGAAACTTACGTGAGTGACACAGTAAAATTTAGTCACGTTTGGCGGCGCCTCAATTTCCTCTTCgcaattaaacaataaataaaagaagcaGCAATCACTCTAGCTtagagtttttttatttatttatttaactcttCACCGGATAAATATGGTCAAGGAATCTAACAAATATAATGACTTtgattttctttactttttttctttaaaatggaattagaattaaatataactaacaaaattaattacaatgtCATTTAACgtaactttatttaattaatgtcaattcaaacatatatttatttaaatacatattatcttattttagtattaaattatctttcttATAAGAGttattctatattattttaatttatttcttttagtttacttcagtcaaaaaatatatatttaattaatattatgttaaCAATCTCATAACTCTAGGAACGATTAGAAAATCTGGTCGAGTAAATTAGTTATAcaatttaatatgaaaataattttatcgtccaaaattttaagatacttttaaattgttttatattaaattgattaatCAAATTTGGATGCATCTAAACATGATTGGAACCTAAATTgtgattattttcatatcttctgattttcttaaataaataatattaaaaatttaaacttaataatATCATAAAGCAAGTTATGCCAATTAATTTCTCCCGcctaaaattttagtttaattttcttaaagtattttatataaacttaaatCTTAATTAACATGTCTAGTCAACCTTGTAAAGCTAACCTGAACATGTGGAAGCCTAGACTGTGGTTGTCTTtccatgttttttattttctgaatgattaatattataattttaaacttattatttaaattttttaagagataattacgattcatttaaaatttgtgtctgagtctttataaatatttacctGTTTTCTAGCCTACTAAAAAAAACGcagtaaaagaataattttatacCAAATGACTATAAATGTAAAATCAACTTAATAAGGGAATAGAATAATTGTTTACAACGTTAATTACTGATGCATGTTTGACTTATAGTGTATATGTAATTTATCATTTACCATGTATTTTTAACActaaaatgcataaaaaagtAAGATAGatgtattagaattttaaacgtatttgttcaattgttttttataagAGATAAGTATGaggataaaaaatgtttaattcaaaatttatttatgaccGTTTATTTACCAAAAAAGAAATTTaccaaatgcatataaatgtaaaatcCGCTTAATAAGGTAATATAACAATTGTTATTACCGTATGTTAGTCGTGTATTCTATAATTTATCATTtaccatatatttttaaaactaattaaaatgtaattttacttCCACCTTGTAAACAAATGGtaactaaatataatatattgattttcaattaattattagaTTCAACTATGAgcatattgttaaattaattaaaatttataccaactaaaataaaaacggaataataaatataattttaatgttgaTTGTCGTTTCATATACCGGATGTTTTAACTATGAacgaaaatttattttattacagccaatttattaaatataagaatttaactctatctattaattatttatattattggaAACTcctaaaaaataactaaagtgATTTACAACATAAATAACCACATAAACATAAACGAgatattttacttaattatatatatatatatatatatacatatatatatatatatatatatgaaaatatataaaaactagtaaaaaataataaaattattattactataagagttaaatatactttttgttccttaacttttaattttcgGTGAAAATTAGAAGTAGTATCTCTTCAAAACgttaaaccaatttagtcctcatctttagaaatacgtgaatacagtctttttaaccaaattttgttaagtttatttgacgttccaaatgtatttcaaatgtgattttcaattaataaaaatgtgtcaaacaatataaacaactcaaatgctatcatgaaaagagttgaaataacaaataaacttaacaaaatttgactaaaatgattaaatctaCGCATTTCTAAAATCGGGGATTAAATTGAGTCAAAGTTTTaaagatggactaatttcaaatttcaatgaaAGCTACGTGACCAGAAACATATCTAACCCTTATTATAATATAGAAGTTAaggtaaataatttttagaatctTTTTGTAGATgcttgttttaattaaaaaaaacacagttaaataaaaaaataattaaatttaaaaacagatcccaaaaggtaaaattgataaaataattattttaatttaaaaaagttatttaaagagttaaaatagaaaaatgtgtACATAAAAGGGAAAAATCCTCcttatataatagtataaaattgtatatatatatatatatatatatatatatatatatatatatatatatatatatatatatatatatatatatatatatatatatatatatattgtattggGGTCTAGGAGGAAAACACCTTGATCAATCGGACGACATGATGTTAGACATTTAATAATGGTCTTCTTCTTTACTTCTCCATAAAAAATTGTGAGGAAGATGACTCCATGGGGGATGGGAGAATGAAAGCTTGGAGAGGATGAAAGTTTAatggtgtttggtttggttgaAGAGAGTTTCCCAGGGAGGGGTGATGTCAACTCCTAAGGAAAGAAGCCTATAGAGTAGTATATAAGAAATGACTAGTCTAGGAAGAGCTTAAACAAGTGAATGACAAACCAAATTGCTGGCCTTTTTCTAATAGACTACAACATTATAATTCtttgatcattagtataatgcttcaaaaaatgaTGAATAAGTAGAAGCTATCTCTTTTTAATCTTCATCAATAACTTCCTTTTTATCACTCTTGAacaatgaatatattattttattcttccttaatatacctattttcttatgaaataatttatcataatctaataaagaTTTGAGagatgtaattattaaaagaaaaaatatgttgtagtcaaatcttaattaaaaatcggttatgaaaaaacaaataatacaattttttttcttctacattcATAAAAGAATGCATATACAAAAGGCTCATGGGAtacaaaataatgttaaatgttaaactaatattttattatcaagtgagacaagagagagTTGCCATTTTTCTTCAAGAAATGAATAGGACAACtgagaaatgagagcaaaaataataagtttgtgtctaacttccatttttcttcaaaaacaaatgAGAGTGAGGGATAaatacaatttgtgaaaaaactaaaaagagaaagagaataaaaaatatcttaataaataattgGTTTAATCACTcctttggttcctattttcatgtaaaaatgttaagttggtcatcaagttgtttttagttttaatttgatcATGATTCTTGAAATTCTGATGCAATTTggtatttttcattaaatttaggattaagtatgtttttagtccctgaactttgaccaaaaattggaattcgtccctggtcgaaactttgataaattttggttcctaaactttaaaaatgaatgaatatagtccttttaactcaattacaaGAGGCATGACCCTCCCTCCCTTAAGACGATCCACCATTGAGTAGGAAAAAACAAGTTAATGAGAGTTGACATGAACCATTGGAGAAATAAAAGAAGTGACCACTATGATTAATCTTTATTTGAGTTGCTCAAAACTATTCTCACATTTTTCTATCCACACAAAAGTTTCACCTTTTCTTGGTGAGCTGAGTTAAAgacataattattttagaaaatccctTCATGAATCTTTCATAATACCATGCCAAATTAAGAAAACTACGAATCTCAATCACTATTATCGACTATTATCGGTAGTTCCCATTGCAAAACTGCTTATACTTTGGTTGGATTCACTAGCACTCCTTATTTTGGAAATCACATGTTCTGAGAATTTCACTTCATCTAACTAGAATTCACATTTAGACAACTTATTCTTTAGCATACAATTGTTTGTCTTTCATAATCTATATGACAGTCCTAAAGTGTTTCTCATGCTCTTCAAAAGAGTCctagaacaaataataatgtcatcttaaaataacattaactaCCAAGGTTTTAGCCACAATTTTTTAATGGAccaaatttagagaccaattatttttagTAACTAAAACCTTcgtaactaatgttagtgaccaatttattactgtgaccaatttaaaaattattttaattactaataatttttaatttataaattgattactATAGTGCCTAATTATTTCACTAAAATCGATagctaataaaatattttattatagtgtGAAGATAacaccatttttaatattctaaaaattttattttccataccttaatcatcaataaaaaaaagtcatgGTTCAcgtatgataatatatatatatatatatatatatatatatatatattataatataatataatataaagttatattggtttatatattaagaattttattttaaaatttaaattatgaaaccAAATTGAATTAAGTATTACTTGTTATGGCATAACCTAATATCTTAACATGATTAAACTTTGGAATTTagtgtatttattaaaatatatttgaactatataatatatttttataaaagtgttattaattagttttataaaaaatttatataatatagtaGTAATTACATCCAGATCATCCAAATCAATCAatagtattttaataaaaaatgaagtgaaTGATCATTAACAGGTTATATAGTTGGTTAATGTTGAATGTTAATAATCCATTTATAAAAACACctaaaaagttagaaaaatattaaataataatccaTTTACCATTCTCATATTAAAAAATCTACCaaaaaaagaactaaaagtCACAAACAAATGTATctgtaatttgttttatttcttgatGATTAGGAGCATCAGTAATTACAATGGAAAAAATGAATTCTGTGCATAAATCAACTTGCagaattttacccaaaaaaaCGTCCAAAAGAGGAAGACGAAACCTGCTAAAGCCGGGCCCCATCGAGCAGAGATTTTTTGAGAAACAAATGGTGTATGATGTGCCGTTAGGAGCTGGTAGGGCATATAAAATTATGACACGTGGACCACGGAAAGTCACAACTCAATTATCATATTAACCGTCCAgatcaaaagaagaaaataatgagcGGTAGAGATGAATCTCGAGTGGCAGAGTATGTGAGACTTAGGGCACCCAGTAAAAACCCACCCAACATGTCCAAGTCCGAGGGGAAGAAGAGACAACATGTGTGTTTTCTCATCCCACGGAGCGTTGATTCCTCCAATTTCGGAAGTGTTCGGTTTAAACAAATGGATCACATAAAacgactttttatttttatattttaaatttctggTACCACCCAATGAATTTGTTGCGGAAAATCTTTCGGATTTCTGGCCCTGGTGGGGATAAGTTGATGGGGTCGTAAGTGCAACAGAGCCACGAAAGGAGAGAGTTTTGGTTTCCAAAACCTTGTTTTTCCCAACACAGAAAAAATGTTGCAGAAGCTGTGTTTGATGGCTTCTCATGGATGCCCTGTGGGACTTGCTTTGCAGCAAGATTTGCCCATGGTTGGGAGCACCATTACCAAGGTAAAGAATCTGGTTTATGATTTGGTGGTGGCAACTTTTTGCATACTTATACCCTAATCCTTTTGGTGGGTCTCTGAATGAAAAAGGGTTCTCTTTTTTTTAACGtatgattcatattttaaaattttgttagtaTTAATAAGTTGTTTCTTAAAATTCAAAGAGTGGCCTATTGAGCATAAGTGAAGTCTGGAATTGACTTCGATACCTTTTCTCTTTCACAATTAATGTTTTTGGTGAAATTCTTGTAAAGAAAGATAGTTTAGTGTGCTGAGTGCCCTTACGGTACTCCAGTTTatgaatcaataaataattttttgtattgaaAATCGTGCTAGAGTTTGTTACTGATGGTCCTGCTAATCAGtgccttttcttcttttttttccttgaatTTTTGTGAGACAGGGTTGTCAACCATTATTGCCTTCTCCTGTACTGAGACCAGAAATGATCAGATATGAGTCTCCACTAAATCCATTTGAGACAACCAAGCCCCAGCAAAAGTGGTTCGATTCTGACCAGATTGTTAACGTGAACTTGTCGACTCAAAGACCCATGCTTATTGATGTTCAAGGTGTGCACGCAGCTCACTAAGTTGTATTGGATCCAGCCATTTGATTGCTGATTCGTTCTTCAATGTTATATGATTGATTGCTCGATTCCAACTTGTGTAGCTCGTAGCCACAAAACTGAAATACTATTTGTTGGTGATGTAATAACTAGTAATTCTGCAAATACTGTTTCAGTTTG is a window from the Vigna unguiculata cultivar IT97K-499-35 chromosome 7, ASM411807v1, whole genome shotgun sequence genome containing:
- the LOC114192178 gene encoding BTB/POZ and MATH domain-containing protein 2-like produces the protein MGKILRETARPSFNCSSASPSSAPPATTSSTSVTDTVRGSHRFKITGYALSKGIGIGKYIASDIFSVGGYDWAIYFYPDGKSVEDNATYVSLFIALASEGADVRALFELTLLDQSGKERHKVHSHFERTLESGPYTLKYRGSMWGYKRFFKRTALETSDYLKDDCLSVNCSVGVVKSHTEGPKIYKIPIMPSNIGQQLGKLLESGKGSDVSFEVNGEIFAAHKLVLAARSPVFRAQLFGPMKDQNTRCIKIEDMEAPVFKALLHVIYYDSLPDMQELTGLNSKGATTLMAQHLLAAADRYGLERVRLMCETSLCEDVAINTVATTLALAEQHHCFQLKAICLKFVAQPENLRAVMQTDGFEYLKESCPSVLTELLEYVARFTEHSDYLCKHRNEAILDGSDINGRRVKQRL